The DNA segment AGTTGACTAAAGTCTTCGCCTTGAGGATCGCATTTTCCGCAAAGGAGCCTCCGGTCTCCCTGATTTCCGGCCAATCCCTGAAATCCTTATAGGTCAGGAGTACCACATGGGGCAAATTGAGGATCTCTTTGATTTCCCTTATCTTGCCCTCATTTTTGGTGGCAATTACGATCTTAAACATCCTTTGAAAATTCGACTCCTATTAATGATCTTTGGATCTTAATGAGCTTCCTGATTCCCTTTTCCGCAAGGTCAAGGAGTTGTTGAAATTCCTCCCTCGTGAAGGGATATCTTTCGGCCGTGCCTTGTATTTCAATGATTTTCCCCGTGTCGGTCATCACCACATTCATATCCACCTGAGCCCCAGCATCCTCCTGGAAGCATAGGTCCAAACGGGGTTCGCCATCCACTATCCCCACACTTGTGGCTGCAACATATCCGGATAAGGGTATTCCCGATATTCTTTCCCGCTTTAATAAGTAACCCAGGGCGTCATAGAGAGCGATGAACGAACCCGTGATTGCGGCCGTTCGGGTCCCTCCATCGGCCTGTATGACATCGCAGTCGATCCAGATTGTGAGCTCTCCTAAAGCCTTCAAGTCCACCACCGATCTCAAGGAACGTCCGATCATCCGTTGAATTTCCTGGGTTCGTCCGGCGACCCTACCCATTGTGGATTCTCTGGGAGTTCGGATCTCCGTAGCCCTGGGAAGCATGGAATATTCCGTTGTAACCCATCCCTGCCCCGTATCCTTGAGGAAACTTGGCACCTTCTCCTCAATGCTCGCGGTACAGACAACTCTGGTATTCCCGAGCTCAAAAAGGACGGAACCCTCTGCATGAGGAATGAAATTCCTAACGATATTGACCTTGCGAATTTCGTCGGGTTTTCTTCCATCTACTCTTACCATTTATCCTCCCCCACATGAGCAAATCAATACGTGCATACACAATTATACTTCATACCTTCTATTTTCCTCAGCCAAGATTACTTCGCCATCGAAAACTTCCTGGGCTTCAGTTTTAGAGATGAGTGGGTCGTAAGGGGGCCAAATGTGAGTCAAGAGGAGCCTTTTTGCTTTCGCTTGTTGAGCAATTTCGCCTGCCTGCCTTGCCGTTAAATGTCCTATCTGCAAAGAGGCATCCTTTTGCTGAAGGGTGGCCTCACAAATAAACATATCCGCCCCCCGCGCCAGATTTACCACCTTTGGATGATAGGAGCAATCGGATGAATAAGCGAGTTTTCTCCCCTTCCCCTCCACCCTCACGCCAAAGGTGGGAACGAAATGAGGGACTGGATAGAAATAGAGCTTTAAATGTCCGATTTCGAATTTTATCTTCTCACTTATGCTTGAGAATGCAAAGAGCTCTAAAAATTGTTCCCTTCCCTTTTTCGAAATGAGTTGACAGACGAAATCGGAAGCCTCAGGTGGGGCAAGCACTTTAAGGGGCAAAGATGGTATGGAATCATATTGAAGAAAATAGCGCAATGGATAAATGTCCAAAAAATGATCGGTATGGAGATGGGTGATCACGATGGCATCGAGGTCCATGGGATTGAGCCAGCGAAAAAGATTACTCAAAACCCCCGTCCCACAATCCAACAAAAGATTGGTTTTCCTCTCTTTTATGAGATAACCACTGCAAGCTTTTCCTTTATAGGGATAAGCCGCCGATGCCCCAAGGACTATTAACTCCAATTTTTCTCCCCTACGATTTAAATTCTCGTATTTTCCTTCCCTCCAGTCTAGACAGACCCGTGGGAAAACCTCTCTTTAGAAGGATCAACAACAATGGATAACCCAGAATGTATACGGCGATGCTTTGACCGATACCAACATATAGCGCGGTTATCCAATATGGAACTTTGAGAACAACCATGAGGATGTAGGCCACACCAAAGGCATTGATGATCACAGGTGGAAGCAAGGCGAGCAGCGGACCATAATAATAATGGATAACCGGCGAGGCACTTTTGCGAAATATTCTGCCAATTTGCCAAGTGAGAAAGGCGGCTATCAATGTCAGAAGGGAGCCGCCAAATATATCCCAAGGTCCAAGCCCACCATAGATATTTGCAAAGATGCATCCAACAAAAAGGCCAGGTATCGCCGCGGGCTCTAAATATGGCAAGACCGTCAGAGCCTCCGAGACACGTACCTGCAAAGGTCCATAACTTATGGGGGCCAGAAGTATGGTAATAGCCGCATAAAGTGCAGCGATTATCGCTCCTCTGGTGAGAAAGGTCATCCCTTTACCCTCCACCTCTGGGAAGGATTATTTCCTTCAAAGAAACCCTCTCCACAGTGTTTATCTCTCGACCCAAAAATCTCTCGCCCAATTCAAGGAAACGGGTTTCATCACCACTGGAAATGAAGCGATAAAGGGCAATGGATTCCCCCTCCCTAAAGCTTCCCTTCATTGCCAAAAGCTCCTTTAATTCCTTGGCGGCTTCTTTAGCTGAACTTATGAGCCTCACCTCATCGCCCACAACCTTTCGGATTGCCACAGTTAACAAGGGATAATGGGTGCAGCCCAAAATTAAACTGTCAACACCGGCCAAGATCAGCGGAGAGAGATACCATCGCACCACCCTCTCGACCTCCGGCCCTGAGATCTCTCCTCGCTCAACGAAATCGGCAAGCTCCGGACAGGCTTGAGAATATACTTGCACACCCGCATCGAATAAGTGCACAGCTCGAGCATAAGCTCCACTGGAGATGGTGGCTGGTGTCCCTATCACACCAACCTTACGAGTGCGCGTGGCCAAAACCGCGGCTCTTGCTCCCGGTTCTATTACTCCCAGTATGGGGATATCGAAATGCTTCTGAGCCGCTTCCAAAGCAGCGGAAGAGGCACTATTGCAGGCGATGACCATGAGTTTGATGCCTTCCCCTCGAAGAAAATCGATTATTTCGAAGGTGAATCTTTGCAGCTCGTCCGGGCTTTTTGAGCCATAAGGGAAACGGGCTGTATCCCCAAAATAAATTATGCTCTCATTTGGAAGACCTTTGATTATCTCGGATACAACGGTGAGACCTCCCACACCCGAATCGAAAACCCCAATGGGTCGATTATCCATTCTCCCCTCCATCTCCAATTAACATAAAAGCCCTATAAACATCCACCAATTATATCTGAATTCGTTCGAATTTAAAACTTTTGGGTAAGAAAAATTTGAATCTTGGAGGTCGTGCAGACGTTTGATCAAGAGATTCTTCGAAGGGCCTTTCGAGGAGCTTCCCTTCCCTCTCTTATGCAATCTCCCACGCCCACATCATGAAAGGCGGCTCCTACACGAAAAGACCAGGGTGAACTCGATCCAATCTTGATTCTATGAACTT comes from the Actinomycetota bacterium genome and includes:
- a CDS encoding non-canonical purine NTP pyrophosphatase, translating into MFKIVIATKNEGKIREIKEILNLPHVVLLTYKDFRDWPEIRETGGSFAENAILKAKTLVNCFEIAALADDSGLEVDALEGAPGILSARYAGPRCSSEENNTKLLR
- a CDS encoding MBL fold metallo-hydrolase — its product is MELIVLGASAAYPYKGKACSGYLIKERKTNLLLDCGTGVLSNLFRWLNPMDLDAIVITHLHTDHFLDIYPLRYFLQYDSIPSLPLKVLAPPEASDFVCQLISKKGREQFLELFAFSSISEKIKFEIGHLKLYFYPVPHFVPTFGVRVEGKGRKLAYSSDCSYHPKVVNLARGADMFICEATLQQKDASLQIGHLTARQAGEIAQQAKAKRLLLTHIWPPYDPLISKTEAQEVFDGEVILAEENRRYEV
- a CDS encoding QueT transporter family protein — its product is MTFLTRGAIIAALYAAITILLAPISYGPLQVRVSEALTVLPYLEPAAIPGLFVGCIFANIYGGLGPWDIFGGSLLTLIAAFLTWQIGRIFRKSASPVIHYYYGPLLALLPPVIINAFGVAYILMVVLKVPYWITALYVGIGQSIAVYILGYPLLLILLKRGFPTGLSRLEGRKIREFKS
- the murI gene encoding glutamate racemase, which gives rise to MDNRPIGVFDSGVGGLTVVSEIIKGLPNESIIYFGDTARFPYGSKSPDELQRFTFEIIDFLRGEGIKLMVIACNSASSAALEAAQKHFDIPILGVIEPGARAAVLATRTRKVGVIGTPATISSGAYARAVHLFDAGVQVYSQACPELADFVERGEISGPEVERVVRWYLSPLILAGVDSLILGCTHYPLLTVAIRKVVGDEVRLISSAKEAAKELKELLAMKGSFREGESIALYRFISSGDETRFLELGERFLGREINTVERVSLKEIILPRGGG
- the rph gene encoding ribonuclease PH, translating into MVRVDGRKPDEIRKVNIVRNFIPHAEGSVLFELGNTRVVCTASIEEKVPSFLKDTGQGWVTTEYSMLPRATEIRTPRESTMGRVAGRTQEIQRMIGRSLRSVVDLKALGELTIWIDCDVIQADGGTRTAAITGSFIALYDALGYLLKRERISGIPLSGYVAATSVGIVDGEPRLDLCFQEDAGAQVDMNVVMTDTGKIIEIQGTAERYPFTREEFQQLLDLAEKGIRKLIKIQRSLIGVEFSKDV